In the Dioscorea cayenensis subsp. rotundata cultivar TDr96_F1 unplaced genomic scaffold, TDr96_F1_v2_PseudoChromosome.rev07_lg8_w22 25.fasta BLBR01001667.1, whole genome shotgun sequence genome, one interval contains:
- the LOC120256831 gene encoding ABC transporter D family member 1-like isoform X1: MPSLQLLQLTDHGRKILASRRRTLAIATSIVVVGGTYAYTQLRQRSKSIKPDESINGVLPSNHEENSIQNGTSDNLTRSSRRKGGGLRSLQVLAAILLSRMGSMGVRNLIALVTTAVLRTALSIRLAKVQGFLFRAAFLRRVPSFVRLIIENLLLCFLQSALFSTSKYLTGALGLHFRRLLTDLIHSDYFENMAYYKISHVDDRINNPEQRIASDIPRFCSELSELVQEDLTAVIDGLLYTWRLCSYASPKYVLWILAYVIGAGAAIKNFSPAFGKLMSKEQQLEGDYRQLHSRLRTHAESVAFYGGENREASHIQKQFKALIRHMNLVLHEHWWFGMIQDFLLKYLGATVGVVLIIEPFFSGNLRPDNSTLGRAEMLSNLRYHTSVIMSLFQSLGTLASSSRRLNRLSGYAHRIHELMAVSRELSVIHDQSLIKSHTSRNYISEANYIEFAGVKVVTPTGNVLVDDLCLRVESGSNLLITGPNGSGKSSLFRVLGGLWPLVEGYIVKPGVGSDLNKEIFYVPQRPYTAVGTLRDQLIYPLTASQETDPLTYDGMVDLLKNVDLEYLLERYPFEKEVNWGEELSLGEQQRLGMARLFYHKPKFAILDECTSAVTTDMEERFCARVRAMGTSCITISHRPALVAFHDIVLSLDGEGRWSVQDKRDDDSTEIGQKLLESTETDRQADALAVQRAFAPTGKRTTFSKSNAHSYVPKVIKSSPALERNIQLPIVPQLQKTPRILPLRAAAMFKVLVPTLLDKQGAQLLTVALLVMSRTWISDRIASLNGTTVKYVLEQDKIAFMRLIGISVLQSAANSIVAPSLRHLTSRLALGWRIRLTQYLLKNYLKRNAFYKVFQMSGKNIDADQRITHDVDKLTSDLSGLVTGMFKPSVDILWFTWRMKLLTGRRGVAILYAYMLLGLGFLRSVTPDFGDLASREQQLEGTFRFMHARLRTHAESIAFFGGGFREKEMIDSRFRDLVNHRKILLKKKWLFGIVDDFITKQLPHNVTWGLSLLYAMEHKGDRALTSTLGELAHALRFLASVVSQSFLAFGDILELNRKFLELSGGINRIFELEELLDAAQNEDLPSDVSLASEMDDIHAQDKISFSKVDIITPSQKLLARQLTCDVVQGESLLVTGPNGSGKSSVFRVLRGLWPVVSGTLTKPQQSIRQGAGLECGMFFVPQRPYTSLGTLRDQIIYPLSHEEAEQRLLALFESGNKSVGARLLDSHLKSILENVRLVYLLERYTNGWDATPNWEDVLSLGEQQRLGMARLFFHHPKFGILDECTNATSIEVEEHLYRLATEMGITVITSSQRPALIPFHCTELRLVDGEGKWELCSINSQQ; the protein is encoded by the exons ATGCCTTCTTTGCAGTTGTTGCAGCTAACTGATCATGGGCGCAAAATTTTGGCTTCTAGAAG GCGAACACTGGCAATAGCCACGAGTATTGTGGTAGTTGGTGGAACTTATGCATACACACAATTAAGACAAAGAAGCAAATCCATCAAGCCAGATGAGTCAATTAATGGGGTCCTACCTAGTAATCATGAAGAGAATTCAATTCAAAATGGTACTAGTGATAACCTAACAAGGTCATCAAGGCGGAAAGGAGGAGGGTTAAGATCTCTGCAAGTACTTGCTGCAATCTTGCTCTCACGGATGGGGTCGATGGGAGTGAGAAACCTTATTGCCTTAGTTACTACAGCA GTGCTGAGAACTGCCTTAAGTATTAGATTGGCAAAAGTTCAAGGGTTCTTGTTTCGAGCTGCTTTTCTTCGGCGTGTCCCTTCTTTTGTGCGCCTCATCATTGAGAATCTTCTTTTGTGTTTTCTCCAGTCTGCTTTATTTTCGACTTCAAAATATCTAACAGGGGCCTTGGGATTGCATTTCAGAAGGCTATTGACGGATCTCATTCATTCAGATTATTTCGAG AATATGGCATACTATAAAATATCACATGTTGATGATAGGATCAACAACCCGGAGCAGCGAATTGCAAGTGATATACCAAGATTCTGTTCTGAATTAAGCGAGCTTGTACAGGAGGATCTTACTGCAGTTATCGACGGCTTATTGTATACATGGCGTCTTTGTTCCTATGCAAGTCCCAAATATGTGCTTTGGATACTG GCATATGTCATTGGAGCAGGTGCTGCAATTAAAAACTTTTCTCCTGCCTTTGGGAAGCTTATGTCCAAGGAGCAACAATTGGAAGGGGATTATCGCCAGCTCCACTCACGGTTAAGGACGCATGCAGAGAGTGTAGCATTTTATGGTGGCGAAAATAGGGAAGCATCCCACATTCAGAAGCAATTCAAGGCTCTTATTAGGCATATGAACCTTGTTCTTCATGAGCATTGGTGGTTTGGAATGATTCAAGATTTTCTCTTAAAATACTTGGGTGCTACGGTTGGGGTGGTTCTAATCATTGAGCCATTTTTTTCTGGCAACCTTCGACCTGATAATTCAACTTTAGGTCGAGCAGAAATGTTGAGCAACCTCCGTTATCATACTAGTGTCATAATGTCTCTTTTTCAGTCACTTGGGACTTTGGCTAGCAGTTCACGGCGGTTGAATCGTCTCAG TGGCTATGCACATCGTATTCATGAACTGATGGCAGTATCAAGAGAATTATCTGTGATTCATGACCAGTCATTGATCAAAAGCCATACAAGCAGAAATTATATTTCTGAAGCAAATTACATTGAATTTGCAGGAGTGaag GTAGTGACGCCAACAGGAAATGTGTTGGTTGATGACTTGTGTTTGAGGGTCGAGTCTGGTTCTAATCTCTTGATTACAG GGCCAAATGGAAGTGGGAAAAGCTCTCTCTTCAGGGTTCTTGGTGGTCTCTGGCCACTAGTAGAGGGCTATATTGTGAAACCTGGGGTTGGATCCGATTTGAATAAGGAGATCTTTTATGTGCCACAACGACCATATACAGCTGTGGGAACACTTCGTGACCAACTGATTTACCCCCTTACAGCTAGCCAGGAAACTGATCCACTTACCTATGATGGAATGGTTGATCTACTAAAAAAT GTTGACCTCGAGTACTTATTGGAGCGCTATCCATTCGAAAAGGAAGTCAACTGGGGCGAAGAACTCTCTCTTGGTGAACAACAGAGACTTGGAATGGCCAGATTGTTCTACCATAAGCCTAAGTTTGCCATTCTTGATGAATGTACAAGTGCTGTCACTACTGATATGGAAGAAAGATTCTGTGCCAGGGTTCGTGCAATGGGGACATCATGTATCACTATTTCACACCGTCCGGCATTAGTTGCATTCCATGATATAGTTTTGTCTTTGGATGGTGAAGGGAGATGGAGTGTTCAGGACAAGAG GGATGATGATTCTACTGAAATTGGTCAAAAGCTGTTAGAATCAACTGAGACTGATCGTCAGGCTGACGCACTTGCTGTTCAAAGGGCTTTTGCTCCAACTGGAAAG AGGACTACATTCTCAAAGTCCAATGCCCATTCATATGTACCAAAAGTGATAAAATCATCCCCTGCTTTGGAGCGTAATATTCAGTTGCCCATTGTTCCACAATTGCAAAAGACTCCAAGAATATTGCCTCTTAGAGCTGCAGCAATGTTTAAAGTATTG GTCCCCACCTTGCTTGACAAGCAGGGCGCTCAATTGTTGACCGTTGCTTTACTTGTTATGTCTAGGACATGGATATCCGACCGAATAGCATCTTTGAATG GAACTACTGTAAAATATGTGCTGGAGCAGGATAAAATAGCTTTTATGAGATTGATCGGCATTAGTGTTCTTCAAAGTGCTGCAAATTCTATTGTTGCACCCTCACTCAG GCATCTGACATCCAGACTTGCCCTTGGGTGGCGAATTCGCCTTACTCAGTATCTActcaaaaattatttgaaaaggaATGCATTTTATAAG GTATTTCAGATGTCTGGTAAAAACATTGATGCAGACCAGAGAATTACACATGACGTGGATAAGTTGACTTCAGATCTTTCAGGATTAGTCACGGGAATGTTCAAACCTTCTGTTGATATTCTCTG GTTCACCTGGAGAATGAAGCTCCTGACTGGTCGAAGGGGAGTTGCCATTTTATATGCCTATATGTTACTCGGCTTGGGTTTTTTGAGAAGTGTCACTCCTGACTTTGGTGACCTAGCAAGTAGGGAACAACAGCTAGAAGGAACTTTTAG GTTCATGCATGCAAGATTGCGCACTCATGCTGAATCTATTGCTTTCTTTGGTGGTGGGTTTCGAGAAAAAGAG ATGATTGACTCAAGATTTAGAGACTTGGTCAATCACCGTAAGATCCTCTTGAAGAAAAAGTGGCTATTTGGCATAGTGGATGACTTCATTACCAAGCAACTTCCCCATAATGTGACATGGGGACTCAGTTTATTATATGCAATGGAGCATAAAGGAGATCGTGCTTTAACCTCTACTTTAG GTGAGCTGGCTCATGCACTACGCTTCTTAGCTTCTGTGGTCTCACAGAGCTTTCTGGCATTTGGTGACATTCTCGAATTGAATAGAAAATTTCTTGAGCTCTCTGGAGGTATAAATAGGATCTTTGAGCTGGAGGAACTTCTCGATGCAGCACAAAACG AAGATTTACCATCTGATGTTTCTCTAGCATCTGAAATGGatgatatacatgctcaagaTAAAATTTCATTCTCTAAAGTTGATATAATAACCCCATCACAGAAGTTATTAGCCAGGCAATTAACTTGTGATGTTGTTCAAGGGGAAAGCTTGCTTGTTACTG GACCAAATGGAAGTGGGAAGAGTTCTGTCTTCAGAGTTCTTAGAGGTTTATGGCCTGTTGTTAGTGGAACACTCACCAAGCCTCAACAAAGTATTCGTCAGGGAGCGGGATTGGAGTGTGGAATGTTCTTTGTTCCCCAACGGCCATACACAAGTCTGGGGACCTTGAGGGATCAAATCATTTACCCTCTCTCACATGAAGAAGCAGAACAAAGGCTGCTTGCATTGTTTGAGTCAG GCAATAAGTCTGTTGGTGCTCGCCTTCTCGATTCTCACTTGAAGTCAATTCTTGAAAATGTCCGATTGGTCTATCTTCTTGAAAGATATACCAATGGATGGGATGCTACTCCTAACTGGGAAGATGTCCTATCGCTAGGAGAACAGCAGAGGCTTGGCATG GCCAGGCTGTTTTTTCACCACCCCAAATTTGGCATCCTGGATGAGTGCACAAA TGCCACGAGTATTGAAGTTGAAGAGCACCTTTACAGGCTTGCTACCGAAATGGGGATAACAGTCATAACATCATCTCAA CGACCTGCCTTGATACCATTCCATTGCACGGAGTTGAGGCTTGTTGATGGCGAGGGCAAGTGGGAATTATGCTCTATCAATTCACAACAATGA
- the LOC120256846 gene encoding protein ANTHESIS POMOTING FACTOR 1, which produces MFSMELTDEVLKSMEVGMAFRDYNGRISSMDFHRATSYLVTASDDESIRLYDVQNAMCLKTINSKKYGVDLVCFTDNPMTVIYSSKNGWDESLRHLSLNDNKYLRYFKGHHDRVVSLSLCPRTEFFVSGSLDRTVLLWDQRTEKSQGLLRVQRRPAVSYDDQGMVFAIAYGGYIRMFDARHYEKGPFDVFSVGGDVSDANVLKFSPDGRLMLLTTTDGFIHVVDSFRGTVISTYSVKPVSSNATLEASFSPDGMFIVSGSGDGSVCAFSVRTGKIACWGSTDTEPPLIKWAPGNLMFTTGSSELSFWVPDLSKLGSFAGMK; this is translated from the exons ATGTTTTCCATGGAGCTAACAGATGAGGTGTTGAAGAGCATGGAAGTTGGAATGGCCTTCAGAGATTAT AATGGTAGAATCAGTTCAATGGATTTTCACAGAGCCACAAGTTATCTAGTGACGGCAAGTGATGATGAGTCAATTCGCCTCTATGATGTTCAAAATGCCAT GTGTTTAAAGACCATTAACAGCAAAAAGTATGGGGTTGATCTGGTTTGCTTCACTGATAATCCAATGACAGTTATATACTCTTCAAAAAATGGCTGGGATG aatCATTGCGGCATCTTTCTCTGAATGATAACAAGTATCTGCGATATTTCAAAGGACACCATGATAG GGTTGTTTCTCTTTCCTTGTGTCCTCGGACGGAATTCTTTGTCTCCGGCTCTCTTGACAGGACTGTTCTACTGTGGGATCAACGAACAGAGAAGTCTCag GGCCTTTTACGAGTGCAAAGAAGGCCTGCTGTTTCTTATGATGATCAAGGAATGGTATTTGCAATTGCATATGGAGGTTATATACGAATGTTTGATgctagacattatgaaaag GGTCCTTTTGATGTCTTTTCTGTTGGTGGAGATGTGTCTGATGCGAATGTATTGAAGTTCAGCCCTGATGGCCGGCTGATGCTTTTGACCACAACCGACGGATTTATTCATGTGGTGGATTCCTTTCGTGGCACCGTT ATATCAACATATAGTGTCAAACCAGTTTCAAGTAACGCAACACTGGAAGCATCATTTAGTCCTGATGGAATGTTTATCGTGTCAG GTTCTGGTGACGGTAGCGTTTGTGCGTTCAGTGTTCGGACCGGAAAG ATTGCATGCTGGGGGAGTACTGATACTGAACCTCCATTGATCAAGTGGGCTCCAGGAAACCTAATGTTCACTACTGGATCATCTGAGCTGTCATTTTGGGTTCCTGATTTATCCAAGTTGGGATCTTTTGCTGGCATGAAGTGA
- the LOC120256815 gene encoding uncharacterized protein LOC120256815: MAAASAIDGCNQLFLVAYGILESENIESWTWFLNGLYEAIGLPNGLVLASDRQKRLEEAICRVYPSVEHRTCVRHMYKNFKKKFRGKSLQKSVWAAARSYTIEDLGKKPEIWSRSQFSTVCKCDYITNNISEAFNAWVAEARERPVLDLLDTIKQKIMVTMDKRRRMAIKWNDDIVPSVKKYVRNLSRGLAAYEVQRGSDSKAEVSYKGQRCEVLLTDGICSCRKWQVSGIPCVHAMSFIFSIRGAKWEEYVDLYFSVEKTGVAYNLEIAPMPDISQWISNGQLDGLLPPLSRRLTGRPKKNRISAADEIKFGYKYWSFRIVIDSILIFGCLATNIGALGL, from the exons ATGGCAGCAGCTAGTGCTATTGATGGATGTAATCAACTCTTTCTAGTTGCTTATGGCATATTAGAGTCGGAAAACATTGAGTCCTGGACTTGGTTCTTGAATGGCTTATATGAGGCAATAGGTTTGCCTAATGGTTTAGTACTTGCATCTGATAGGCAAAAGCGTCTTGAGGAAGCTATTTGCAGGGTTTATCCATCTGTGGAGCATAGAACATGTGTGAGGCACATgtacaaaaatttcaagaagaaattCCGTGGGAAAAGTCTACAAAAAAGCGTTTGGGCTGCTGCAAGATCATATACA ATAGAAGACTTGGGGAAGAAACCGGAGATATGGAGTAGATCACAGTTTAGTACTGTTTGCAAATGTGATTACATCACAAATAACATATCTGAGGCATTCAATGCATGGGTTGCAGAAGCCAGGGAAAGGCCTGTTTTAGATCTTTTAGACACAATCAAACAGAAGATAATGGTGACCAtggataaaagaagaagaatggcaATAAAATGGAATGATGATATTGTGCCATCTGTGAAGAAATATGTAAGGAACCTATCTAGAGGATTGGCAGCATATGAGGTACAACGTGGTAGTGATTCAAAGGCTGAGGTCTCTTATAAAGGACAGAGGTGTGAGGTTCTATTGACTGATGGAATATGCAGTTGTAGAAAGTGGCAAGTCTCTGGAATACCTTGTGTACATGCTATGTCATTCATCTTTTCTATCAGAGGTGCAAAATGGGAAGAAtatgttgatttatatttttcagtgGAAAAAACTGGGGTTGCTTACAACTTGGAGATTGCTCCTATGCCTGACATTAGCCAATGGATTTCTAATGGTCAATTGGATGGTTTACTTCCTCCATTGTCAAGGAGACTAACTGGAAGACCgaagaaaaataggataagTGCTGCAGATGAGATAAA GTTTGGCTACAAATATTGGAGCTTTAGGATTGTAATAGactccattttgatatttggtt GTTTGGCTACAAATATTGGGGCTTTAGGATTGTAA
- the LOC120256831 gene encoding ABC transporter D family member 1-like isoform X2, whose product MPSLQLLQLTDHGRKILASRRRTLAIATSIVVVGGTYAYTQLRQRSKSIKPDESINGVLPSNHEENSIQNGTSDNLTRSSRRKGGGLRSLQVLAAILLSRMGSMGVRNLIALVTTAVLRTALSIRLAKVQGFLFRAAFLRRVPSFVRLIIENLLLCFLQSALFSTSKYLTGALGLHFRRLLTDLIHSDYFENMAYYKISHVDDRINNPEQRIASDIPRFCSELSELVQEDLTAVIDGLLYTWRLCSYASPKYVLWILAYVIGAGAAIKNFSPAFGKLMSKEQQLEGDYRQLHSRLRTHAESVAFYGGENREASHIQKQFKALIRHMNLVLHEHWWFGMIQDFLLKYLGATVGVVLIIEPFFSGNLRPDNSTLGRAEMLSNLRYHTSVIMSLFQSLGTLASSSRRLNRLSGYAHRIHELMAVSRELSVIHDQSLIKSHTSRNYISEANYIEFAGVKVVTPTGNVLVDDLCLRVESGSNLLITGPNGSGKSSLFRVLGGLWPLVEGYIVKPGVGSDLNKEIFYVPQRPYTAVGTLRDQLIYPLTASQETDPLTYDGMVDLLKNVDLEYLLERYPFEKEVNWGEELSLGEQQRLGMARLFYHKPKFAILDECTSAVTTDMEERFCARVRAMGTSCITISHRPALVAFHDIVLSLDGEGRWSVQDKRDDDSTEIGQKLLESTETDRQADALAVQRAFAPTGKRTTFSKSNAHSYVPKVIKSSPALERNIQLPIVPQLQKTPRILPLRAAAMFKVLVPTLLDKQGAQLLTVALLVMSRTWISDRIASLNGTTVKYVLEQDKIAFMRLIGISVLQSAANSIVAPSLRHLTSRLALGWRIRLTQYLLKNYLKRNAFYKVFQMSGKNIDADQRITHDVDKLTSDLSGLVTGMFKPSVDILWFTWRMKLLTGRRGVAILYAYMLLGLGFLRSVTPDFGDLASREQQLEGTFRFMHARLRTHAESIAFFGGGFREKEMIDSRFRDLVNHRKILLKKKWLFGIVDDFITKQLPHNVTWGLSLLYAMEHKGDRALTSTLGELAHALRFLASVVSQSFLAFGDILELNRKFLELSGGINRIFELEELLDAAQNDLPSDVSLASEMDDIHAQDKISFSKVDIITPSQKLLARQLTCDVVQGESLLVTGPNGSGKSSVFRVLRGLWPVVSGTLTKPQQSIRQGAGLECGMFFVPQRPYTSLGTLRDQIIYPLSHEEAEQRLLALFESGNKSVGARLLDSHLKSILENVRLVYLLERYTNGWDATPNWEDVLSLGEQQRLGMARLFFHHPKFGILDECTNATSIEVEEHLYRLATEMGITVITSSQRPALIPFHCTELRLVDGEGKWELCSINSQQ is encoded by the exons ATGCCTTCTTTGCAGTTGTTGCAGCTAACTGATCATGGGCGCAAAATTTTGGCTTCTAGAAG GCGAACACTGGCAATAGCCACGAGTATTGTGGTAGTTGGTGGAACTTATGCATACACACAATTAAGACAAAGAAGCAAATCCATCAAGCCAGATGAGTCAATTAATGGGGTCCTACCTAGTAATCATGAAGAGAATTCAATTCAAAATGGTACTAGTGATAACCTAACAAGGTCATCAAGGCGGAAAGGAGGAGGGTTAAGATCTCTGCAAGTACTTGCTGCAATCTTGCTCTCACGGATGGGGTCGATGGGAGTGAGAAACCTTATTGCCTTAGTTACTACAGCA GTGCTGAGAACTGCCTTAAGTATTAGATTGGCAAAAGTTCAAGGGTTCTTGTTTCGAGCTGCTTTTCTTCGGCGTGTCCCTTCTTTTGTGCGCCTCATCATTGAGAATCTTCTTTTGTGTTTTCTCCAGTCTGCTTTATTTTCGACTTCAAAATATCTAACAGGGGCCTTGGGATTGCATTTCAGAAGGCTATTGACGGATCTCATTCATTCAGATTATTTCGAG AATATGGCATACTATAAAATATCACATGTTGATGATAGGATCAACAACCCGGAGCAGCGAATTGCAAGTGATATACCAAGATTCTGTTCTGAATTAAGCGAGCTTGTACAGGAGGATCTTACTGCAGTTATCGACGGCTTATTGTATACATGGCGTCTTTGTTCCTATGCAAGTCCCAAATATGTGCTTTGGATACTG GCATATGTCATTGGAGCAGGTGCTGCAATTAAAAACTTTTCTCCTGCCTTTGGGAAGCTTATGTCCAAGGAGCAACAATTGGAAGGGGATTATCGCCAGCTCCACTCACGGTTAAGGACGCATGCAGAGAGTGTAGCATTTTATGGTGGCGAAAATAGGGAAGCATCCCACATTCAGAAGCAATTCAAGGCTCTTATTAGGCATATGAACCTTGTTCTTCATGAGCATTGGTGGTTTGGAATGATTCAAGATTTTCTCTTAAAATACTTGGGTGCTACGGTTGGGGTGGTTCTAATCATTGAGCCATTTTTTTCTGGCAACCTTCGACCTGATAATTCAACTTTAGGTCGAGCAGAAATGTTGAGCAACCTCCGTTATCATACTAGTGTCATAATGTCTCTTTTTCAGTCACTTGGGACTTTGGCTAGCAGTTCACGGCGGTTGAATCGTCTCAG TGGCTATGCACATCGTATTCATGAACTGATGGCAGTATCAAGAGAATTATCTGTGATTCATGACCAGTCATTGATCAAAAGCCATACAAGCAGAAATTATATTTCTGAAGCAAATTACATTGAATTTGCAGGAGTGaag GTAGTGACGCCAACAGGAAATGTGTTGGTTGATGACTTGTGTTTGAGGGTCGAGTCTGGTTCTAATCTCTTGATTACAG GGCCAAATGGAAGTGGGAAAAGCTCTCTCTTCAGGGTTCTTGGTGGTCTCTGGCCACTAGTAGAGGGCTATATTGTGAAACCTGGGGTTGGATCCGATTTGAATAAGGAGATCTTTTATGTGCCACAACGACCATATACAGCTGTGGGAACACTTCGTGACCAACTGATTTACCCCCTTACAGCTAGCCAGGAAACTGATCCACTTACCTATGATGGAATGGTTGATCTACTAAAAAAT GTTGACCTCGAGTACTTATTGGAGCGCTATCCATTCGAAAAGGAAGTCAACTGGGGCGAAGAACTCTCTCTTGGTGAACAACAGAGACTTGGAATGGCCAGATTGTTCTACCATAAGCCTAAGTTTGCCATTCTTGATGAATGTACAAGTGCTGTCACTACTGATATGGAAGAAAGATTCTGTGCCAGGGTTCGTGCAATGGGGACATCATGTATCACTATTTCACACCGTCCGGCATTAGTTGCATTCCATGATATAGTTTTGTCTTTGGATGGTGAAGGGAGATGGAGTGTTCAGGACAAGAG GGATGATGATTCTACTGAAATTGGTCAAAAGCTGTTAGAATCAACTGAGACTGATCGTCAGGCTGACGCACTTGCTGTTCAAAGGGCTTTTGCTCCAACTGGAAAG AGGACTACATTCTCAAAGTCCAATGCCCATTCATATGTACCAAAAGTGATAAAATCATCCCCTGCTTTGGAGCGTAATATTCAGTTGCCCATTGTTCCACAATTGCAAAAGACTCCAAGAATATTGCCTCTTAGAGCTGCAGCAATGTTTAAAGTATTG GTCCCCACCTTGCTTGACAAGCAGGGCGCTCAATTGTTGACCGTTGCTTTACTTGTTATGTCTAGGACATGGATATCCGACCGAATAGCATCTTTGAATG GAACTACTGTAAAATATGTGCTGGAGCAGGATAAAATAGCTTTTATGAGATTGATCGGCATTAGTGTTCTTCAAAGTGCTGCAAATTCTATTGTTGCACCCTCACTCAG GCATCTGACATCCAGACTTGCCCTTGGGTGGCGAATTCGCCTTACTCAGTATCTActcaaaaattatttgaaaaggaATGCATTTTATAAG GTATTTCAGATGTCTGGTAAAAACATTGATGCAGACCAGAGAATTACACATGACGTGGATAAGTTGACTTCAGATCTTTCAGGATTAGTCACGGGAATGTTCAAACCTTCTGTTGATATTCTCTG GTTCACCTGGAGAATGAAGCTCCTGACTGGTCGAAGGGGAGTTGCCATTTTATATGCCTATATGTTACTCGGCTTGGGTTTTTTGAGAAGTGTCACTCCTGACTTTGGTGACCTAGCAAGTAGGGAACAACAGCTAGAAGGAACTTTTAG GTTCATGCATGCAAGATTGCGCACTCATGCTGAATCTATTGCTTTCTTTGGTGGTGGGTTTCGAGAAAAAGAG ATGATTGACTCAAGATTTAGAGACTTGGTCAATCACCGTAAGATCCTCTTGAAGAAAAAGTGGCTATTTGGCATAGTGGATGACTTCATTACCAAGCAACTTCCCCATAATGTGACATGGGGACTCAGTTTATTATATGCAATGGAGCATAAAGGAGATCGTGCTTTAACCTCTACTTTAG GTGAGCTGGCTCATGCACTACGCTTCTTAGCTTCTGTGGTCTCACAGAGCTTTCTGGCATTTGGTGACATTCTCGAATTGAATAGAAAATTTCTTGAGCTCTCTGGAGGTATAAATAGGATCTTTGAGCTGGAGGAACTTCTCGATGCAGCACAAAACG ATTTACCATCTGATGTTTCTCTAGCATCTGAAATGGatgatatacatgctcaagaTAAAATTTCATTCTCTAAAGTTGATATAATAACCCCATCACAGAAGTTATTAGCCAGGCAATTAACTTGTGATGTTGTTCAAGGGGAAAGCTTGCTTGTTACTG GACCAAATGGAAGTGGGAAGAGTTCTGTCTTCAGAGTTCTTAGAGGTTTATGGCCTGTTGTTAGTGGAACACTCACCAAGCCTCAACAAAGTATTCGTCAGGGAGCGGGATTGGAGTGTGGAATGTTCTTTGTTCCCCAACGGCCATACACAAGTCTGGGGACCTTGAGGGATCAAATCATTTACCCTCTCTCACATGAAGAAGCAGAACAAAGGCTGCTTGCATTGTTTGAGTCAG GCAATAAGTCTGTTGGTGCTCGCCTTCTCGATTCTCACTTGAAGTCAATTCTTGAAAATGTCCGATTGGTCTATCTTCTTGAAAGATATACCAATGGATGGGATGCTACTCCTAACTGGGAAGATGTCCTATCGCTAGGAGAACAGCAGAGGCTTGGCATG GCCAGGCTGTTTTTTCACCACCCCAAATTTGGCATCCTGGATGAGTGCACAAA TGCCACGAGTATTGAAGTTGAAGAGCACCTTTACAGGCTTGCTACCGAAATGGGGATAACAGTCATAACATCATCTCAA CGACCTGCCTTGATACCATTCCATTGCACGGAGTTGAGGCTTGTTGATGGCGAGGGCAAGTGGGAATTATGCTCTATCAATTCACAACAATGA